A window from Hemicordylus capensis ecotype Gifberg chromosome 2, rHemCap1.1.pri, whole genome shotgun sequence encodes these proteins:
- the AICDA gene encoding single-stranded DNA cytosine deaminase isoform X2, whose protein sequence is MDSLLMKQKKFLYNFKNLRWAKGRHETYLCYVVKRRDSATSCSLDFGYLRNKSGVHVEVLFLRYISAWDLDPKHCYRITWFTSWSPCYDCAQHVADFLRAYPNLTLRIFAARLYFCEDRNAEPEGLRRLHRAGAQIAIMTFKDYFYCWNTFVEKRKTTFKAWEGLHENSVRLARKLRRILLPLYEIDDLRDAFRILGL, encoded by the exons ATGGATAG CCTTCTTATGAAACAAAAGAAATTCCTCTACAACTTCAAGAACCTGCGCTGGGCCAAAGGCCGTCATGAAACATACCTTTGCTATGTGGTAAAGCGGCGGGATagtgccacctcctgctccctggATTTTGGATATCTACGTAATAAG TCAGGTGTCCATGTTGAAGTTCTCTTCCTGCGCTACATCTCTGCTTGGGACCTGGATCCAAAGCATTGCTATCGGATCACCTGGTTCACCTCATGGAGCCCTTGTTATGACTGTGCCCAGCATGTGGCTGATTTCTTGCGTGCCTATCCTAACCTAACACTCCGCATCTTTGCTGCCCGTCTATACTTCTGTGAGGATCGCAATGCTGAGCCTGAAGGGCTGCGACGTCTCCACCGTGCGGGAGCACAGATTGCCATCATGACCTTCAAAG ATTACTTTTACTGCTGGAATACCTTTGTGGAGAAACGCAAGACGACCTTCAAAGCGTGGGAAGGACTTCATGAAAATTCTGTACGTCTTGCTAGGAAGCTCCGACGTATCCTTTTG CCACTTTATGAAATTGATGACTTGCGAGATGCCTTCCGAATTCTTGGACTTtaa
- the AICDA gene encoding single-stranded DNA cytosine deaminase isoform X1 has product MMLILIMLVFPCSLLMKQKKFLYNFKNLRWAKGRHETYLCYVVKRRDSATSCSLDFGYLRNKSGVHVEVLFLRYISAWDLDPKHCYRITWFTSWSPCYDCAQHVADFLRAYPNLTLRIFAARLYFCEDRNAEPEGLRRLHRAGAQIAIMTFKDYFYCWNTFVEKRKTTFKAWEGLHENSVRLARKLRRILLPLYEIDDLRDAFRILGL; this is encoded by the exons ATGATGTTAATTCTTATTATGCTGGTGTTTCCCTGCAGCCTTCTTATGAAACAAAAGAAATTCCTCTACAACTTCAAGAACCTGCGCTGGGCCAAAGGCCGTCATGAAACATACCTTTGCTATGTGGTAAAGCGGCGGGATagtgccacctcctgctccctggATTTTGGATATCTACGTAATAAG TCAGGTGTCCATGTTGAAGTTCTCTTCCTGCGCTACATCTCTGCTTGGGACCTGGATCCAAAGCATTGCTATCGGATCACCTGGTTCACCTCATGGAGCCCTTGTTATGACTGTGCCCAGCATGTGGCTGATTTCTTGCGTGCCTATCCTAACCTAACACTCCGCATCTTTGCTGCCCGTCTATACTTCTGTGAGGATCGCAATGCTGAGCCTGAAGGGCTGCGACGTCTCCACCGTGCGGGAGCACAGATTGCCATCATGACCTTCAAAG ATTACTTTTACTGCTGGAATACCTTTGTGGAGAAACGCAAGACGACCTTCAAAGCGTGGGAAGGACTTCATGAAAATTCTGTACGTCTTGCTAGGAAGCTCCGACGTATCCTTTTG CCACTTTATGAAATTGATGACTTGCGAGATGCCTTCCGAATTCTTGGACTTtaa